Proteins encoded within one genomic window of Panicum virgatum strain AP13 chromosome 1N, P.virgatum_v5, whole genome shotgun sequence:
- the LOC120655796 gene encoding uncharacterized protein LOC120655796, with the protein MAYLPPHKRHPSSTASAPTPNPPPPSLSSSLRSLSLSSPRGRGRGTGGRHSRPSNKIIHATGCVSRWSPLPPFSPGPEDSDGDGGGEEPTLRLESFPCDPIERKTGAKPLALVASSPGQGSSGSTEAAVTAIAERFLPDLLAAAERAKASYVPNEEELVKQSLVARVGKVLFQSQPGGSPVSLDTLRKAAEAGEYGSKSKLHKSFYTNVPSEYLDDMEQSVVKRMGLEFDSSKEHYHVKVFDKHQSDSTISCKCTVEEDGSLVIHKVEWNQVRHLVEDISCLFKGLDLRLMLCTKRILKTPDSEVENALKSLVSSAVIDPDVKGGLRWPLGKESIGERFSIVGVWHTNYKAFRSETLRLKLRHADRFDHRSSTGEVSNEVTFKLIGMSRRLEDVDPDEASLKEMLESAVKMVWDNALDYKIAP; encoded by the exons atggcgtacCTCCCGCCCCACAAGCGCCACCCCAGCTCCACCGCATCCGCGCCCACCCCGAATCCGCCCCCTccatccctctcctcctccctccgctcgctctccctctcctccccgcgcggccgcggccgcggcaccGGCGGGCGCCACTCGCGCCCTTCCAACAAGATCATCCACGCCACTGGCTGCGTATCCCGCTGGTCCCCTCTCCCGCCCTTCTCCCCTGGCCCCGAAGACagcgacggcgatggcggcggtgagGAGCCCACCCTCCGCCTCGAGTCCTTCCCCTGCGACCCCATCGAGCGCAAGACCGGCGCCAAGCCCCTCGCCCTCGTCGCGTCCTCCCCAGGACAGGGCTCCTCCGGCTCCACGGAGGCCGCGGTCACCGCCATCGCCGAGAGGTTCTTGCccgacctcctcgccgccgcggagagggCCAAGGCGAGCTACGTGCCCAATGAGGAAGAGTTGGTGAAGCAGAGTCTCGTGGCCAGGGTGGGAAAGGTGCTCTTCCAGTCCCAGCC AGGTGGATCGCCCGTCTCATTGGACACACTACGCAAGGCCGCGGAAGCAGGGGAATATGGTTCCAAGAGCAAGTTGCATAAATCGTTCTACACGAATGTGCCTAGTGAGTATCTAGATGATATGGAGCAATCGGTGGTGAAGAGGATGGGGCTGGAGTTTGATTCGTCCAAGGAGCACTACCATGTGAAG GTGTTTGACAAGCACCAAAGTGACTCTACAATATCTTGCAAATGCACCGTGGAAGAAGACGGGAGCCTTGTTATCCATAAG GTTGAATGGAATCAGGTACGCCACTTGGTGGAAGACATTTCCTGTCTTTTCAAAGGTCTTGATCTCAGGCTGATGTTATGTACAAAAAGGATCCTGAAAACCCCAGAT TCTGAAGTGGAAAATGCTTTAAAGAGCTTGGTGTCTTCTGCTGTTATTGATCCTGATGTGAAAGGGGGACTTCGATGGCCACTAGGGAAAGAGTCCATTGGGGAGAGGTTCAGCATAGTTGGGGTGTGGCACACGAACTATAAGGCTTTCAGAAGTGAAACCCTGAGGCTCAAGTTGAGGCATGCTGACCGATTTGATCACCGGAGCTCAACTGGTGAAGTTTCCAATGAAGTTACCTTCAAACTAATCGGCATGTCTCGTAGACTGGAG GATGTTGATCCGGACGAAGCCTCTCTGAAGGAGATGCTGGAGTCTGCGGTTAAAATGGTCTGGGACAATGCTTTGGACTACAAGATTGCGCCTTGA
- the LOC120655797 gene encoding putative disease resistance protein RGA4 — translation MAAAAAAFAGKGIATTVISYIINKAFDYLKDNKKDVGLKSTKKRLEELVPQIQVVFEAVDTDQIRDQSGALDAWLWQLRDAFEEAEDALDELEYYKLEEKVKMRDNKVSGSFHKFKGRVVQQFNHAFKTGSLKRLISAVKTLDDAVSGVERFICVLNQIDNNKMKNHRQVVDFRNRRETSSLPPSMVLGREEERKVLVDWLTKAENSAPEQIVNNISIFFIVGIGGLGKTTLAQVICNDNDVIGCFDLIIWACVSFEFDVERLMTKILQEVTGEKINIEGLSSLHKVLKEKLSSKTFLLVLDDVWNDHSVKDWDDLVRPLRYGKKGSKILMTPTRMQSVADLAARAMQEEGQFMRLCGLEETNLLVMLNSHAFFGVNPDDYRNLQQISKQMASKLCGSPLAAKVLGGLLNSKRDSSTWNRILATNINNTEQGKEGIMMVLRLSYQHLQTHLQACFRYCSLFHKGYEFTKKELVYLWMGSGLIQYVADDMMPQDVGMEYLDTLTMKSFFDIKLRPHSRRAIKCNLFDEYYEEKYVMHDLLHELARSASVNECIRIDRKFSGTVPKTIRHMYIELMSPTVVEQISQVKKLRTLIMQFQDQDQAAEELIL, via the coding sequence atggctgctgcagctgcagctttTGCAGGAAAAGGTATTGCAACAACAGTTATCTCCTATATCATCAACAAGGCCTTTGACTACCTGAAGGATAACAAGAAAGACGTGGGATTGAAAAGTACCAAGAAAAGGCTAGAGGAACTAGTTCCTCAGATCCAAGTTGTGTTTGAAGCTGTTGACACAGATCAGATTAGAGATCAAAGTGGGGCACTAGATGCATGGTTGTGGCAACTTAGAGATGCCTTTGAGGAAGCTGAGGATGCGCTTGATGAGCTAGAATATTACAAGCTTGAGGAAAAAGTGAAAATGCGAGATAACAAGGTGAGTGGCTCTTTTCATAAGTTCAAGGGCAGGGTTGTCCAGCAATTTAATCATGCATTCAAAACTGGGTCACTGAAGAGGTTGATAAGTGCTGTCAAAACATTAGACGATGCTGTTTCTGGTGTGGAGCGTTTTATTTGTGTTCTCAACCAGATTGACAACAATAAGATGAAGAATCACAGACAAGTGGTGGATTTCAGGAATCGGCGCGAAACAAGCTCACTGCCTCCCAGCATGGTACTTGgcagagaggaggagaggaaagTTTTAGTTGACTGGTTGACCAAGGCTGAAAACAGTGCACCTGAACAAATTGTCAACAATATATCTATATTTTTTATAGTTGGGATAGGTGGATTGGGGAAGACAACACTAGCACAAGTTATATGCAATGATAACGATGTGATAGGGTGTTTTGATTTGATAATCTGGGCCTGTGTTTCTTTTGAATTTGATGTTGAAAGATTAATGACAAAGATCCTTCAAGAGGTAACTGGTGAAAAAATAAACATTGAGGGCCTAAGTTCTCTTCACAAGGTCCTCAAGGAAAAATTGAGTTCCAAAACATTCCTCCTTGTACTGGATGATGTGTGGAATGATCATAGTGTCAAGGATTGGGATGATTTGGTACGGCCATTGAGATATGGGAAGAAAGGAAGTAAGATCTTGATGACACCAACTCGAATGCAATCAGTAGCTGATCTTGCTGCAAGAGCAATGCAGGAAGAAGGCCAGTTTATGAGATTGTGTGGACTAGAAGAAACTAACCTTCTTGTTATGTTGAACAGTCACGCATTTTTCGGTGTCAATCCTGATGATTACAGAAATCTGCAGCAGATCAGCAAGCAAATGGCCAGCAAACTCTGTGGTTCTCCACTGGCAGCAAAAGTTCTAGGTGGATTGTTGAACAGCAAAAGGGACAGTAGCACTTGGAACAGAATTTTGGCAACTAATATTAATAATACAGAACAGGGTAAAGAAGGGATCATGATGGTGCTAAGGTTAAGTTATCAACATCTACAAACTCATTTGCAGGCATGTTTCAGGTACTGCAGCTTATTTCATAAAGGCTATGAGTTCACAAAGAAAGAGTTGGTGTACTTATGGATGGGCTCAGGACTAATCCAATATGTAGCGGATGACATGATGCCTCAGGATGTTGGAATGGAATATTTGGATACATTAACCATGAAATCCTTTTTTGACATCAAACTGAGGCCTCATTCTCGTCGTGCTATAAAATGCAACTTATTTGATGAATATTATGAAGAAAAATATGTCatgcatgatcttcttcatgagTTGGCACGTTCTGCTTCAGTAAATGAATGTATCAGAATTGACAGAAAATTTTCTGGGACAGTACCCAAGACCATTAGACACATGTACATTGAACTTATGAGTCCTACTGTGGTTGAACAGATCTCTCAAGTAAAGAAACTGCGCACCCTCATCATGCAGTTTCAAGACCAAGATCAGGCAGCGGAAGAACTCATACTCTGA
- the LOC120655800 gene encoding MEIOTIC F-BOX protein MOF-like has product MEVPTTGERRGGDRIGALPDGVLEDILGFLPAQDAVRTCVLARRWRHLWKSAKALRVVGGDGKFPWSVKELREFVDYLLLSRGGAPLDTFELNFRGFSDEELPSLNIWLRYAVTCKARVLRLRLRNNFEVEGFHDLPKLDGLPLVSKHLTRLELHGVEVYTSFPNFSSCPVLEHLEFNKCEFSLVKKILSDSIKHLNITESISGFYDSFRTRICAPNLVSLHLDEVYGWTPVLETMASLVEAFVRIPELCLDQCEQWHANYWDCDCKSCDKHDNSANGHDSCVLLKGLSEAKKLTLFSYPLMVYLDSSLLPLLYSSHYISCIIYIVVDY; this is encoded by the coding sequence ATGGAAGTCCCCACCACCggggagaggaggggcggcgaCCGCATCGGCGCCCTTCCGGACGGCGTCCTCGAGGACATCCTCGGCTTCCTGCCAGCCCAGGATGCCGTACGGACCTGCGTGCTGGCCCGGCGCTGGCGCCACCTCTGGAAGTCCGCCAAGGCCCTCCGCGTCGTCGGTGGAGACGGCAAGTTCCCGTGGTCCGTGAAGGAGCTCCGGGAGTTCGTGGACTACCTGCTTCTCTCCCGCGGAGGCGCACCTCTCGACACCTTCGAGCTTAATTTCAGGGGGTTCAGCGATGAAGAATTGCCCAGCTTGAACATCTGGTTGCGTTATGCTGTGACGTGCAAAGCCCGGGTTCTCAGGCTCCGCTTGCGCAATAACTTTGAGGTTGAGGGTTTCCACGACTTGCCTAAGCTAGACGGCTTGCCTCTCGTCTCCAAGCATCTTACAAGGCTAGAGCTTCACGGTGTTGAGGTCTACACCAGTTTCCCCAATTTCTCAAGCTGCCCGGTCTTGGAACATCTAGAGTTCAACAAATGTGAATTCTCGTTGGTCAAGAAGATTTTGTCCGATTCAATTAAACATCTGAACATCACTGAGTCCATTTCTGGGTTTTATGATTCTTTCCGCACTCGTATTTGTGCTCCGAATCTGGTCTCACTGCATTTAGATGAAGTTTATGGGTGGACTCCTGTGCTTGAGACCATGGCATCATTAGTGGAAGCATTTGTCAGAATACCTGAGTTATGTTTGGACCAGTGCGAACAATGGCATGCAAACTATTGGGATTGTGATTGCAAGTCTTGTGACAAACATGATAACAGTGCCAATGGTCATGACAGTTGTGTGCTACTAAAAGGTTTATCAGAAGCTAAGAAATTGACATTGTTTTCTTATCCTTTAATGGTATACCTGGACTCTTCTCTTTTACCTTTGTTATATTCATCTCATTATATCTCCTGCATTATCTATATTGTTGTAGATTATTGA